One region of Peromyscus eremicus chromosome 4, PerEre_H2_v1, whole genome shotgun sequence genomic DNA includes:
- the Rcn1 gene encoding reticulocalbin-1, with translation MARGGRLGLALGLLLLLALALTLRAKPTVRKERVVRPDSELGERPPEDNQSFQYDHEAFLGKEDSKTFDQLSPDESKERLGKIVDRIDSDGDGFVTTEELKVWIKRVQKRYIYDNVAKVWKDYDRDKDEKISWEEYKQATYGYYLGNPAEFQDSSDHHTFKKMLPRDERRFKASDLDGDLTATREEFTAFLHPEEFEHMKEIVVLETLEDIDKNGDGFVDQDEYIADMFSHEDNGPEPDWVVSEREQFSDFRDLNKDGKLDKEEIRHWILPQDYDHAQAEARHLVYESDKNKDELLTKEEILDNWNMFVGSQATNYGEDLTKNHDEL, from the exons ATGGCGCGCGGTGGCCGCCTGGGACTCGCcctggggctgctgctgctgctggcgctGGCGCTGACGCTGCGAGCCAAGCCCACCGTGCGCAAGGAGCGCGTGGTGCGGCCCGACTCGGAGCTGGGCGAGCGGCCGCCCGAGGACAACCAGAGCTTCCAGTACGATCACGAGGCCTTCCTGGGCAAGGAGGACTCCAAGACCTTCGATCAGCTAAGCCCGGACGAGAGCAAGGAGAGGCTGGG GAAAATTGTTGATCGAATTGACAGTGATGGAGATGGCTTCGTCACCACTGAGGAGCTGAAAGTTTGGATCAAACGGGTACAGAAAAGATACATCTATGATAATGTCGCTAAAGTCTGGAAGGATTATGATAGGGACAAAGATGAAAAAATCTCCTGGGAAGAATACAAGCAGGCTACCTATGGCTATTACCTAG GAAACCCcgctgagttccaggatagttcTGACCATCACACCTTTAAAAAGATGCTGCCACGGGATGAGAGAAGGTTTAAGGCTTCAGACCTTGATGGTGACCTGACGGCTACTCGGGAGGAGTTCACTGCCTTTCTGCACCCAGAGGAGTTTGAACACATGAAGGAAATTGTAGTTTTG GAAACGCTGGAGGACATCGACAAGAACGGGGATGGTTTCGTGGACCAGGACGAGTACATTG CGGACATGTTTTCCCACGAGGACAACGGCCCTGAGCCAGACTGGGTTGTGTCCGAACGGGAGCAGTTCAGTGATTTCCGAGATCTGAACAAGGATGGGAAGCTGGACAAGGAGGAGATTCGCCACTGGATCCTCCCTCAGGACTATGACCACGCACAGGCTGAGGCCCGGCACCTGGTTTACGAGTCAGACAAAAACAAG GATGAGCTGCTAACTAAGGAGGAGATTCTAGACAACTGGAACATGTTTGTGGGAAGCCAGGCTACCAATTACGGGGAAGATCTCACAAAAAATCACGATGAACTGTGA